TAATTAGAACATTGGCGTTTTTTCCATTAAGTGCACCCCTTATTGCATCTACTTTATGATTTCCACCTGCTATAAGAATAGACTTTTCTTTTTCTTTAAGGGAACTTAGAGAAACTCCTATGGTTCTACTATCTATATTTTCATTGCATATTTTACCTCTATCATTAAAAAACCTAGAACAAATATCACCTACTGCCTCTTTTTTTAGTATATCTTTTTCCTCTTCATTTAAATATCCTAATCTAAAAAGAAGAGCATCATCTCTAACACTTCCAACAGTAAATATAGCAATGTTAGCTTGTTTTCCCATCTCTATTATACTCTTAATGTGTCTATCTTCTTCAACCATATTTTTTACAACTGCATTGTCAAAAATTACTGGCAGAGGTAGATACCTTGGAACTGTTTCAAACGCTGCAGCAAACAGAGACATAGTTTCATAAGCATATGTATTTATCTCAGAATGACTAACTCCGCCTTTTAATTGAACTATTTCTACCCCCTTAACCTTTTTGTGCATGAGTCTCTTAGCCACTTCATACATAGTTGTTCCCCAGCTTACACCTATAATATCTCCATTCTTTACGATCTCCTCTAAATATTCTGCTGCCTTTTTACTAATGTATTCTCTAATAGTTATATAATCATCTTTTGGCGAAAAAACCACGCATACATCTCTTAAATCATATTTGTTTTTAAGCCTATACGCTAACTTATCTAAATCTGAGAATGGATCAGTTATATTTATTGAAACGTAACCTTTTTCTTTAGCATACTTTAGAAGCCTTGATATTGTTGGTCTTGATATTTTAAGCTGTTGTGCAATTTGCTGTTGGCTAAAATCAGATTCATAATATAATCTTGCTACTTTAATACTTAATTCATGCTTTTCTTTATCCATAGCTTCTTCTCCTTTTCCAATATAGGATCACAACTTCCACGGATTTTCCTTTCCTTC
The Clostridium felsineum DSM 794 DNA segment above includes these coding regions:
- a CDS encoding sugar-binding transcriptional regulator; the protein is MDKEKHELSIKVARLYYESDFSQQQIAQQLKISRPTISRLLKYAKEKGYVSINITDPFSDLDKLAYRLKNKYDLRDVCVVFSPKDDYITIREYISKKAAEYLEEIVKNGDIIGVSWGTTMYEVAKRLMHKKVKGVEIVQLKGGVSHSEINTYAYETMSLFAAAFETVPRYLPLPVIFDNAVVKNMVEEDRHIKSIIEMGKQANIAIFTVGSVRDDALLFRLGYLNEEEKDILKKEAVGDICSRFFNDRGKICNENIDSRTIGVSLSSLKEKEKSILIAGGNHKVDAIRGALNGKNANVLITDQFTAEKIL